One Methanocellales archaeon genomic window, TCAGAGAGGTACGCACCATCCTGTTTATATACTAATACGATCTTCAAGTCGCCGTGTGGCACTTCCCTCAGAGTTGCTGGATCGTAAGTGTTAAAATCTCCCTTTAACTGGTCGTAGTCAAAGACCATTAAGTATCCGTCAGGCGCATATACCCAGACCGTGTTTGAAGGTCCAACACCACCAACAAGGTTACATAGATCTTCTACGGGAACTCCCTCACATTTAAAAGGACCGTGTTTTATACCAACGGTTGTAAAGAATCCGCCATAACCCTCGTAAGAGGGCATTTTTTTGATTTCGTCAAAGGTGACGACTTTTGTCTCTCCTCTACTGCCAACCAACGTCACGTTCCAGTTGATCTGCTCCTCTTCAAAAAATGGATTTGCATATAGGACAACCGCAGCAATAGCACAGAGGCATATCGCCGCAATGGCGAAAATGATGAGTTTATTTTGATCTTTCTCGCCCATCATTTCTCCTCCTCAGTACATAAAAAACCAACAGCAATCCAGCAATCAGCAATCCTGCAATCACAAATAAATACTCAGACCCTAGTGCGGCAGGTGCAGATGTTTCCGTATTCGGCTCTTCGCCTGTACCTGTATATCCCCCACTGTAAATCCTTATCTCATCGACCCATTTCACCGATAGCCCATTCGTTGAGGGATACAGGTCTCCGTAGAAGTGCTGACTTTGTGCCGGTATGCACTCGTGCATGTCCCAGTTGCCGAAGACGTATTTATGCTCAGAATTGACAGAATCGTCAGCAAAGAACGCGAGTCGCATTCCCATAAAAAAGCCAGGGGGGTATCCAATGCCCTGACGTTCACCTACTGGCGAGTCTTCGCCAACATACCAACATAGAACCAGCGGACCCTGCCTGGGTTGCGGTTCATAGACAGTGTTATAGCCGAATTCCACATGGTAGCCATCTGGCGCATGGACCATTACGTCGTCGCCAAGCGACATCCCCCCCACCAGTTCACACAGGTCTTTGATATTCGTACCTTTCACTGCCCCCCTATCTTTAAAGTTCGTCGTTTCGTTTGGGTCCCATTTATCACCCTCAAAGACAGGCCCTTGATGATAATAATGTGTTACCCCGTCACCATAAATCGGTAAATTTGCTTCCATCCACTGATAAGTCACCGTCGTCTCTTTCAAGATCTTTCCATCCGCTGTATACTTTATCACATGAACCTCTGTTGTTGGTCCAGCTGCTTGAACAGGACAAGTGAACAGTATCAACAGCAGAA contains:
- a CDS encoding molybdopterin-dependent oxidoreductase, whose product is MMGEKDQNKLIIFAIAAICLCAIAAVVLYANPFFEEEQINWNVTLVGSRGETKVVTFDEIKKMPSYEGYGGFFTTVGIKHGPFKCEGVPVEDLCNLVGGVGPSNTVWVYAPDGYLMVFDYDQLKGDFNTYDPATLREVPHGDLKIVLVYKQDGAYLSDDYGRPLRIAILTPRDKLMIEGSYCVKWVDRIEVK